One genomic segment of Flagellimonas marinaquae includes these proteins:
- a CDS encoding TonB-dependent receptor yields MKFIINLFTILFCTGAVFAQQTISGKVTDAKKNPIEGANIYLEGTYDGASSDANGNFSFETTEEGLQTLVISMLSYEPHYEAGDVSFFKEINITLVESVNSLSGVTLTAGTFEAGDNSKVSVLKPLDIVTTAGAAGDFVAALQTLPGTTTVNEDGRLFVRGGTANETQVFIDGLRVFQPFNATANNTPTRGRFSPFLFKGISFSTGGYSAEYGQALSSVLLLNTTDVPLQEKTDISIMSVGGGLGHTEIWGDQSLSINTSYVNLAPYEALIPSTQGVNWKSPYESIAGEGVFRSKGEKSMFKLYTGFNHANLDIEQEDINFDDFVRFSLKNNNLYFNASYKYYFKNDWSLTSGASIAWDTNDIGIEADRVDSKETSSHIKFKARKNFSNRYDLSFGAEYFNTNYNETYTDLNNDSFFSGYNDGLWAAFAESDIFLSNKFAMKLGLRATQSSLLDEFNLSPRISLAYKPGKDGQFSLAYGDFYQRPLTEVVKFDQNVQMEKATHYILNYQYIKNGKTFRTELYYKDYDQLVKFDTNLPQFNSNYSNTGNGYAQGVDVFWRDSKSIENLDYWASYSYLDTERDYRNFPERATPNFAPKHNFSLVTKYWVDKLRSQVGLSYSYGSGRPYNNPNTPGFLQEKTRSYNNLSFNWAYLIDQQKILYFSVSNLLGINNISNYQYANTPNMDGVYNRRAITPPADSFFFVGFFWTISKDRKSNQLDNL; encoded by the coding sequence ATGAAATTTATCATCAATCTATTTACCATTTTATTTTGCACGGGAGCAGTTTTTGCCCAACAGACCATCAGCGGAAAGGTGACCGATGCCAAAAAAAATCCGATTGAAGGAGCCAACATTTATTTGGAAGGTACCTACGATGGGGCTTCCTCCGATGCAAACGGCAATTTCAGTTTTGAAACAACAGAGGAAGGTCTGCAGACCTTGGTGATATCCATGTTGTCCTACGAGCCCCATTACGAGGCGGGAGATGTTTCTTTTTTTAAAGAGATCAACATTACATTGGTGGAATCTGTCAACTCCTTGTCCGGTGTAACCTTAACAGCAGGGACTTTTGAAGCGGGCGACAATTCCAAGGTATCGGTGCTCAAACCGTTGGATATTGTAACCACTGCTGGCGCGGCAGGTGATTTTGTGGCGGCATTGCAAACCTTGCCGGGAACTACAACAGTAAATGAAGATGGGCGTTTGTTCGTGAGAGGTGGTACCGCGAACGAAACACAAGTATTTATTGATGGACTTCGCGTATTTCAACCTTTCAACGCCACAGCCAACAATACACCCACTCGAGGCAGGTTTTCACCATTCCTCTTTAAGGGCATATCGTTTAGTACAGGAGGGTATTCAGCTGAGTATGGACAAGCACTTTCCAGTGTACTTTTGTTGAACACTACTGATGTTCCATTGCAAGAGAAAACGGATATTTCCATTATGTCCGTGGGGGGCGGACTGGGCCATACCGAGATTTGGGGCGATCAATCGTTGAGCATAAACACCTCTTACGTAAACCTTGCCCCGTACGAAGCATTGATTCCCTCCACACAGGGTGTAAACTGGAAAAGTCCCTACGAATCCATAGCCGGCGAAGGAGTGTTCAGGAGCAAAGGGGAGAAGAGTATGTTTAAACTTTACACTGGCTTTAACCATGCCAATTTGGATATTGAACAAGAGGATATCAATTTTGATGATTTTGTACGGTTTAGTTTAAAAAACAACAACCTATATTTTAACGCATCTTACAAGTATTATTTTAAGAACGATTGGAGCCTGACTTCTGGTGCCTCGATCGCATGGGATACGAACGACATCGGAATTGAAGCCGATAGGGTAGATAGCAAGGAAACCTCTTCCCACATAAAATTTAAGGCGCGTAAAAATTTTAGTAATCGATATGATTTGAGTTTTGGTGCGGAATATTTCAATACCAATTATAATGAAACGTACACTGATCTAAACAACGATTCATTTTTTAGTGGTTATAATGATGGACTCTGGGCCGCCTTTGCCGAATCCGATATTTTTTTGAGCAACAAATTTGCCATGAAATTGGGATTGCGGGCCACGCAAAGTTCTCTTTTGGACGAGTTTAATCTTTCTCCTAGAATTTCCTTGGCCTATAAACCGGGCAAGGATGGGCAGTTTTCTTTGGCATATGGCGATTTTTATCAACGACCGCTCACAGAAGTGGTCAAATTCGACCAAAATGTTCAAATGGAGAAGGCCACACATTATATACTTAACTATCAATATATTAAAAATGGAAAAACCTTTAGGACCGAGCTTTATTACAAGGACTATGATCAATTGGTGAAGTTTGATACCAACCTCCCACAGTTCAATTCCAATTACTCCAATACAGGAAATGGTTATGCCCAGGGAGTCGATGTTTTTTGGAGGGATAGCAAGAGCATAGAAAATTTGGATTACTGGGCTTCTTACTCTTACTTGGATACAGAACGCGATTATAGAAATTTTCCAGAAAGGGCAACGCCCAACTTCGCACCAAAGCATAATTTTTCCTTGGTTACCAAGTACTGGGTGGATAAATTAAGGTCCCAGGTCGGTCTTTCTTATTCCTATGGTTCCGGGAGGCCATATAACAACCCTAATACACCAGGCTTTTTACAAGAAAAGACAAGATCTTATAATAATTTGAGCTTTAACTGGGCCTACCTTATCGACCAACAGAAGATTTTGTATTTTTCTGTAAGCAATTTATTGGGTATCAATAATATTAGTAATTATCAATATGCGAATACCCCAAATATGGATGGGGTGTACAATCGAAGGGCGATTACGCCGCCGGCAGACAGTTTTTTCTTTGTTGGCTTTTTCTGGACCATCAGTAAGGATCGTAAAAGTAATCAGTTGGACAACCTATAA
- a CDS encoding DoxX family protein, giving the protein MGLIKDCNKWANAHTYLVLDLVRILLGVILFVKGIEFMSNHVEMEEMGRPFQDVPGGMIILHYIVPAHFVGGILIVVGLLTRWAAIAQLPIIFGAILTNFLGTMDMNNLILSIVVLVLCLFFIVYGSGRHSVDYYLKMQQ; this is encoded by the coding sequence ATGGGTCTCATCAAAGATTGCAATAAGTGGGCTAATGCGCACACCTACCTTGTGTTGGATTTGGTACGAATCCTACTGGGTGTTATACTTTTCGTCAAGGGCATCGAGTTTATGTCCAACCATGTTGAAATGGAGGAAATGGGACGCCCTTTTCAAGACGTCCCGGGTGGCATGATCATTCTACATTATATTGTACCTGCCCATTTTGTTGGTGGTATTTTAATCGTGGTCGGTTTACTTACCCGATGGGCCGCCATTGCCCAACTCCCGATTATCTTCGGGGCCATACTCACTAATTTTTTGGGCACAATGGATATGAACAATCTTATCCTTTCCATTGTTGTTTTGGTTTTGTGCCTCTTTTTTATTGTGTATGGATCGGGCAGGCACTCGGTAGACTATTACCTTAAAATGCAGCAATAG